In Sphingomonas sp. SUN019, the genomic window CCGAATGACCCGCAAGATCACCGCCGCCGTGCTGGACCGCTGCGGCGACAATCCGCGGCCGTACGCGCAGCACGCGCCGCTCCGCCTCGCCGAACTGACGCTCGACGACCCTCGGCCCGGCGAACTGCTGATCCGCATCGACGCCGCGGGGCTGTGCCATTCCGACCTGTCGGTGGTGAACGGCGATCGGCCGCGCCCGATGCCGATGGCGATCGGGCATGAGGCGACCGGCATCGTCGAGGCGCTCGGCTCGACCGACGACGCCCAGTTCGCAGTCGGCGACCGGGTGGTGCTCGCCTTCCTGCCGGCGTGCGGGGAGTGCGTCCGCTGCCGCTCGGGCGAGGGATATATGTGCGCGAACGGCGCGGCGGCGAACGGCGAGGGGCGATTGCTGGGGGGCGGGTGCCGGCTGCACGACGGCGATCATGCGGTGCATCACCACCTCGGCGTCTCGGCCTTCGCCAGCCATGCGGTGGTCGATCGCCGGTCGGCGGTGAAGATCGACGCCGGCATCCCGAGCGAGATCGCCGCGCTGTTCGGCTGCGCGGTTTTGACCGGCGTTGGCGCAGTAATGAACTCGGCCGTCCTCCGGCCGGGCGAAAGCCTGGTCATCTACGGCCTCGGCGGCGTCGGTCTCGCCGCGCTGCTCGGGGGCCTGGCCAGCGGTGCGGTGCCGATCGTCGCGATCGATCCCTCGCACGAAAAGCGCGCCATCGCCGAGCGGCTAGGTGCGACGCCCGCGCATCCCTCGGACGCGGCGGCGACGATCGAACGCACCATCCCCGGCGGGGCCGACGTGGTGATCGAGACGGTCGGCAAGGCCGCGGTCCTCGCCGACGCCTATCGCGCCGGGCGGCGCGGCGGGCGGATCGTCACCGTCGGCCTGCCCAACCCCGCCGAGCGGCTCGACATTCCCGCCGTGTCGCTGGTCGCGGAAGGGAAAACGCTGATCGGCAGCTACATGGGATCGTCGATCCCCGCACGCGACATTCCGCGCTACGTCGCGTTGTGGCGCGCAGGGCGGTTGCCGGTGGAGGAATTGCTGACCTCGGTCGGCCCGCTATCCAGCATCAACGCGCTGCTCGACTCGCTCGCGGACGGCAGCGCGATCCGGCAGATCGTGCGCCCGTAACGCCGTTCGCCGAGGTCAAGACCGTCGCCGTTCGCATTCTAGGAAGCGGCGGGATCCGCAGGCCCGACGGGGAGGACGATGCGGACCGACAGGCCCGGCCCGGCATCCGCCAGCGTGATCGCGCCGCCGTGCAGCCTGGCGACTGCGCCGACCAGCGCGAGGCCCAGTCCGGCGCCCGATCCGCGGCGCGCCGCGTCGAGCCGGCCGAAGCGCGACAAGGCCTGCGCGCGCAATCCGGGCGGAATGCCCCGTCCGCGATCCTCCACCGCGATCGTCACTGCCCCGGGCGCGACCTCCAGCCGCAGCGTGATCGGTCCCTCGCCATATTTCAGCGCATTGTCGACGAGGTTGCCGATCGCCTGCCCGAGCAATTCGCGGTGCACCGCCAGCGCTGCCGTGACGGGCGCATCGACCGCGATGGCCCGCCCGGCGTCTTCGACGACCGGTCCATAAACCTCCGCAATGTCATTCAGTTCGCTCACCAGGTCGACGCTCCTGAACGCGTCGCGCCCGACACCGGCTTCGGCGCGGCTGATCCGCAACGCGGTCTCGACGATCGCCAGCACCCGTTCGCCCTCGCCTAGCGCCCGGCCCACCGCCTGTTGCGCCGCAGGCTCGCGCACGTCGATCGCCGCCCGCTCCAGCGCCGATCGCAGCCGGGTGAGCGGCGATTTCAGATCGTGGGCGAGGCCGTCGGTCGCGATCTGGAGTTCGCCCACCAGACCCTCGATCCGTTCCAGCGTCATGTTCACCGCACCGGCCAGCGCGGCGAACGCGTCCCCCGACCGGTCGTTTTCGACCCGGCGCCCAAGGTCGCCTTCGCGCACCGCCTCCAGGCAATCGACGGTCGCCCGGAGGCGATGCGCGATAAGGCGTGCGGCAAGCCAGGCGGCAAGCGCGGCGAACAGCACGGCAAGCGTCAGGCCCGCCACCGCCGACCGCTCCAGATAATCCAGGATGCGCTGCTGGCTTTCGACGACACTGCCCGTCAGCAACCGCGCCCCACCGGCCAGCGGGGTCGCACGAACCCACATCGCCTCCGGTGCGGCATGGCCCGCGCGCACCAGCTTGAACAGCGCATGGCGAGGTCCGATCGCAACGTGCGGCGGCGGGCCGGTCAGATTGCCCGCGACCACCTTTCCGCCTGAGTCCACCAGCAGCAACACCGCATCCGGGGTGATGATGCGTTCGGTGCGGGCGCGAACCTCGTCCGCCAACGCGGGCAGCCCGCCCTGGCCATACGTGACGAGCAGATCGTCGCGCAGCGTCTCGGCGCGCAAGGCTGCACCCTTTTCGATCTCCTGACGCACGACCGCGCCGGTCAATCCCAGCAACGCGATTCCCGCTGCGACCTGAAGAATGAAGACGAGCAGCGCGAACCGCAGCGTCGTCGAACGCCAGTTCAAGGATCGACGCCCAACCGGTATCCGACCCCGCGCACCGTGTGCAGCAGCGGGCGCGCCGCGCCGTCGTCGACCTTCTTGCGCAGACGGCTAACATGCACGTCGATCACGTTGGTGCCCGGATCGAAATGATAATCCCACACGCCTTCCAACAGCATCGTGCGGGTCACGACCTGTTCGGCATGGCCGAGCAGGAATTCGAGCAGGCGGAACTCGCGCGGCTGAAGGTCGATCGCCGAACCGGCGCGCTTCACGCGACGCGAAAGCAGATCCATTTCGAGGTCGCCGCAGCACAAGGTCGTCACCGCAGCCGTCCCCTGCGCCGCACCGCGCCGGATCAGCAGTCGGATCCGCGCGAGCAGTTCGGCGAACGCGAAGGGCTTCGTCAGATAATCGTCCGATCCGCTGGTCAGGCCCTTGATGCGATCCTCGGGCGAGCCCAGCGCCGACAGGATGATGACCGGGGTCTCGATCCCCGCCCCGCGCAGCCCGGTGAGGACAGCCATCCCGTCGATTCCGGGGATCATGCGGTCGAGCACGATGCAGTCGTATCCGCCGTCGGTGGCATGGAACAGACCGTCCCGGCCGTTGTCCGCGCGATCGACGACAAATCCCTCTTCGGCCAATCCCCTGGCGACGAAATCGGCGGTCGCCTTGTCGTCCTCGATCAACAGAATCTTCGCCACGGCGCTTCCTAACTACGGTGTGACACGACGTCCGTGACGGCAGGTCGACAGCGTTGCGATCCTCCACCGCCCGGCAAAGGCCGTCAACCGGACGGACTTGCGGCTTGTGCCGCTTTGTCCTCGACCGGCCGTCGCGCCACCGCGATCAGTTCGTCCAGTTTGTCGCCGACCGCGCGATCGATCTTCTCGTGCAGCCGGATCATCTCCAGTTCGGTGCGCAGGTTGACTTCATAATCCAGGCTCGCCGCCAGCCGATCCTTCGACGCCTGGCGATTCTGGCTCATCATGATGATCGGCGCCTGCAGCGCGGCGACCGTCGACAGCATCAGGTTCAACAGGATGTACGGATACGGATCGAACGCCGTCCCGCGCTGCGCCAGAACCTCGCTGTTCAGCAGCATCCACGCGATCAGCAGGACCGAGAATGCGACGATGAAGCCCCACGATCCGCCGATCGCGGCGACGCGATCGGCCAGCCTGTCGCCGACGGTGGCGGCTTCGTCGGCGGCGTCGGCGGCATCGCGCGCGATCGGCATGCCTTCGTGCACCTTGGCGATCACGCGGCGTTGTTCATCGTCCAGCGCGTCGTGCTGCTTGCCGAACAGGCGGCGCGCCAGGACGTGGATCGGGTTGGTGGACATTTCGCCGGCTCCTTTTCTCGGACCTGTGCCGCGGCCCGCCTCTACGCCGCCTGAGCGGGACATGAAGAAACGCTAATCTTGCAGCCAGCACGTCGTAGTCCGGGTGGTCGCACCCCGGGGGAAGGCAGTCGGTGATGCGCGATGCGAACGACGATTTGGAATGGCGGGACCGGTTTGGGCGGCATCTCGTGATCGTCGATCAGGCCGCACGCCGCGAACCACATGGCGGATCCCCGGACGGCCAGGCGGCGCGAAAGGCCGCGTTGCTCGATGAGCGTACATGCCGCCTGATCTGCCCGATCGCCGCCGCCATGGTCGGCGTCTGCCTGACCGGGATCGGCCTGCTGCATGTCGCGACCGCGATGCACGGTCATCAGACCATCGCCGACGACCTGCTGTCGACCGATGCGCTGATTTTCCTGATCGCGACGCTTGGTTCGTATTTCGCGCTGCGCGTGCAGTCGGTGACGCGGTTGCACTGGCTGGAGCGTGTCGCCGATGGCGCGTTCATCGCCGCGATGCTGCTGCTGACCGCGGCGTGCTTCATCATCACCTACGCGCTCAGCGGCTGACGCGATGTACCGCACGATCCTGTTTGGTCTGCTTGCCGCCGCCGTCGCGCTTGCCGTGTCGCTTGGCTGCTACGTCTGGCGGCTCGGCTATTTCGGCGGACCGCTCTACACGCTCGTCCCGGCCACCTCCGCGATCCCGCCAGCCGAACGCGGCACGGTCGCGATCTTTTTCTCGGGCGACATGGGCTTCACCACCGGCATGGGGCCGCGCATCGCGGCGCGCATCGCGCGTCAGGGCATTCCCGTGCTCGGCGTGAACTCGCTGACCGCCTTTGCGCATCGCCGCAGTCCGGCGCAGGTCGACGCGCTGGTGAGCGGAGCGACCATCAAGGCGCTGAGCCTGCCCGGCGCGGCGCGCGTTATCTTGATCGGTCAGTCGTTCGGGGCCAACGCGCTGCTGCGCGGCGTCAATGCCCTGCCGCGCGCGTTGCGCGCGCGGGTAGGCGTCGTGGAGTTGATCGTTCCGAGCGAGACGATGCTGTTGCGCGCCACGCCCGGCGGCGTGCTGGATTTCGCGCACGACGGGCCGGCCGCGCCCTTCGCCCGCCGCCTCGACTGGGCGCCGGTCATGTGCCTGTACGGCGAAACCGAAACGGAAAGCCTGTGCCCGTCGTGGAATCAGCCCAACGTCGCCCGGATCGC contains:
- a CDS encoding DUF1003 domain-containing protein, whose product is MSTNPIHVLARRLFGKQHDALDDEQRRVIAKVHEGMPIARDAADAADEAATVGDRLADRVAAIGGSWGFIVAFSVLLIAWMLLNSEVLAQRGTAFDPYPYILLNLMLSTVAALQAPIIMMSQNRQASKDRLAASLDYEVNLRTELEMIRLHEKIDRAVGDKLDELIAVARRPVEDKAAQAASPSG
- a CDS encoding zinc-binding dehydrogenase, whose product is MTRKITAAVLDRCGDNPRPYAQHAPLRLAELTLDDPRPGELLIRIDAAGLCHSDLSVVNGDRPRPMPMAIGHEATGIVEALGSTDDAQFAVGDRVVLAFLPACGECVRCRSGEGYMCANGAAANGEGRLLGGGCRLHDGDHAVHHHLGVSAFASHAVVDRRSAVKIDAGIPSEIAALFGCAVLTGVGAVMNSAVLRPGESLVIYGLGGVGLAALLGGLASGAVPIVAIDPSHEKRAIAERLGATPAHPSDAAATIERTIPGGADVVIETVGKAAVLADAYRAGRRGGRIVTVGLPNPAERLDIPAVSLVAEGKTLIGSYMGSSIPARDIPRYVALWRAGRLPVEELLTSVGPLSSINALLDSLADGSAIRQIVRP
- a CDS encoding HAMP domain-containing sensor histidine kinase; amino-acid sequence: MNWRSTTLRFALLVFILQVAAGIALLGLTGAVVRQEIEKGAALRAETLRDDLLVTYGQGGLPALADEVRARTERIITPDAVLLLVDSGGKVVAGNLTGPPPHVAIGPRHALFKLVRAGHAAPEAMWVRATPLAGGARLLTGSVVESQQRILDYLERSAVAGLTLAVLFAALAAWLAARLIAHRLRATVDCLEAVREGDLGRRVENDRSGDAFAALAGAVNMTLERIEGLVGELQIATDGLAHDLKSPLTRLRSALERAAIDVREPAAQQAVGRALGEGERVLAIVETALRISRAEAGVGRDAFRSVDLVSELNDIAEVYGPVVEDAGRAIAVDAPVTAALAVHRELLGQAIGNLVDNALKYGEGPITLRLEVAPGAVTIAVEDRGRGIPPGLRAQALSRFGRLDAARRGSGAGLGLALVGAVARLHGGAITLADAGPGLSVRIVLPVGPADPAAS
- a CDS encoding response regulator transcription factor, whose protein sequence is MAKILLIEDDKATADFVARGLAEEGFVVDRADNGRDGLFHATDGGYDCIVLDRMIPGIDGMAVLTGLRGAGIETPVIILSALGSPEDRIKGLTSGSDDYLTKPFAFAELLARIRLLIRRGAAQGTAAVTTLCCGDLEMDLLSRRVKRAGSAIDLQPREFRLLEFLLGHAEQVVTRTMLLEGVWDYHFDPGTNVIDVHVSRLRKKVDDGAARPLLHTVRGVGYRLGVDP
- a CDS encoding virulence factor, with the translated sequence MYRTILFGLLAAAVALAVSLGCYVWRLGYFGGPLYTLVPATSAIPPAERGTVAIFFSGDMGFTTGMGPRIAARIARQGIPVLGVNSLTAFAHRRSPAQVDALVSGATIKALSLPGAARVILIGQSFGANALLRGVNALPRALRARVGVVELIVPSETMLLRATPGGVLDFAHDGPAAPFARRLDWAPVMCLYGETETESLCPSWNQPNVARIALPGDHFLDRDAVLTAAYLLRGIAAHSPRRGLAALPIVQDAQRRRQSAGA